Proteins found in one Anopheles aquasalis chromosome 3, idAnoAquaMG_Q_19, whole genome shotgun sequence genomic segment:
- the LOC126579248 gene encoding protein encore isoform X5: MRESTSPPRTPTPRSPTDQLSGTSSNSPGGGVTTTTSNIDYSSVAAAAATTTDAIASDGDGTTLFGINGTAGVCHPVDGSSDSPVPSLVEPRHGKQHPVPNGNSSPNGKSQLDVDFPKLTPPKTSFNPNATSNGSSSLHLPPKAAKNNGSTASNVPPSKASANRADGGKVGCGDSASSTTNSVDGETNGLVAAVANSSSSSSSSQDSAGSSSSFDQPDGGGEPHLGGSNRRGMATQSVAGEQQHRDDDESRNRSTPMSSLPAASPAPSANSNYCDNEGRPNVQQHHHSNQHHQHQQREVNFAGNQHADDDDAGSVTDTTSQINIQFSHETETRYIPCDSPTEESLMRSSGGSSGAINLLGTGPAPGNNASGTPSTPSAGNSASGNGGSGGGKKRSGASGKGGGNKAARLKNMSGGSSSSVDGGPVGVPSTASATPGSGGGGGAGTGNAGSGNGFSGGSRDSCEQFTDQSGVNLLQFFKETLNKNFKDRNMLMKIEKELLALAMDRSRSQMKFPPMSSYNRMLIHRVAAYFGMEHNVDATQQCVIAEVTPGTRLPEIRFKNLISDSFSEEPRKSILKRDTHSFDEYHRFAGGGGGGGGGGGGGGGGGGSGGSGLLHCPDRGMLDRKAKSFEEREEEYEKTKRRLFKNRGEHDSESDQWQWNSTDGGGGDMGPMLTDMGVGPRHQQKLQNNRLLKVQSVSIEGRSDERPCVSKSHSFGGYGGSSQNASLLRGDSITSTKSAGARLFTKQDSNASANTPWRLSPSSSGSYLTSSYKTQSIRSDSVTPSPTGYGSGDHTPEPCVTSPSATCGVMWAVTDMASVPKGSVLIDPQTFQPIVNQDGTLYHFDPSNLPPVAGGPWPGSGKLSKRKFEKQKSFSSKHNLQSSSSLESPIEGPFAGRTVDCGQQTQTTMMTPLGDNPITTITTTTPTTITEEVVNELGCYDGTSSGTGGLPLLGTTKDNVDLDESSSICDEISQTTNELGAMKLQQKHQATSPMLLASELQPVDMNEIQYGTNPSDHHGNLVHTAVNSTAPVLVDDVRGIHRNDLDPSTVSDRVSAEVPSCMTLSTTTTGESECVGDKLAVVSDLEPIESSVATAVQLLHAHEPVSSSTTLDAGAEEADEDDEGEDRSETPTDVGQEEVEEVDKKNDMVKVANVVQTVVPLASYTSSATPTGGPTGGGGGGAPGGASVGAYTVTYDGGGGGHPGTTVYGTPALSTTTYQTGPDGSIYAVPSSLVYTYPTTMDPSEMSGGYFVPVFDPQQRDATSLCSTPGASIYTASAGPAPSTVLHPIAYTPTAAAAAAAAAAAAYGGAPTLYQNPLVYSSDQFPTAQAAAAAQLSQYPISYPIGIGYPFNGAATYQNYWNQPITYYVPQAPVQSATVGGPSLIMPPPIAQTPTNGTGAAGAGIITTTNAATHGTVSHAGSSSGGPAGMGGKRNATPPNNHGGQGHAPSQPLPGPPGSNHSASVTPVPISPYATNIPVPLPDPSSATGAPMYAAFPQPLYPNMLPFASPLAAHPHSSTVAATAAVNSMLPTAAPFHHAHAAPQSSASGHHHHHPHNQHHQQQHHQQPQHQPSHPHHTQIHSHSHPAGGAGHEPSVVGQGQHYAHTNGPNTSGGGGGGGGGSNSSSSSASSSSSHGSNNGTANAQTPQSTPSTPLSLPMPLSAHHGGKGGGVPLFPTPPMVPHGSGGGGYSVTASSSSSSAAHHHYGGQLVEERKNGPNGPGGYQGKGRPPNAVSSSGGSYFNYSSTAGTGVRQMTPNGPGSGGASTYQPSNKGSYPANTGNNNVGGGGGGPTGATGGPLILGPPPPGKASGNRHPSESGGCGAPTTSKPPLIPTLPTMVATNTVPPSATGGAGMGDGKSRLNRSSKPPNLDLKRGFSTSNNSYHHVVNSRNTPSTNSNESNGSPNSITSSSVHEPGHPTGGPIPPPAAHHHHQQHPHHHHQGAHGASGNHPSTPTTHGGHHGGGGGGGHSVVPSGPHQNHHHPQHPQHHHGNISTSQQQQQPQQQQQLQHHHHHAAGGGGGGGGGGSGAATTHYYTAGPPGSGQPLATTGPHGQASYYTPGGGAHTQRGGSVGSNNGNPGTTSTVGGTNGGNSGGGNGGHGAHHTHAMTATAATVMHNTAVAAAAAAVEPYHQQLIPINAATGMSYVKIGHSYFPSLALPQSRRSPPNEIRPLAGVYPTMNMVMPASARQFTPRPQHNSGYGGNKATKTLR, from the exons ATGCGTGAGTCAACTTCCCCGCCCCGGACGCCTACACCACGATCGCCGACCGATCAGCTCAGcgggaccagcagcaacagtcccGGTGGCGGGGTTACTACAACAACGAGCAACATCGACTACAGTAGCGTcgcagctgccgctgccactacTACCGACGCCATTGctagcgatggtgatggtactACGCTGTTCGGCATCAACGGCACTGCTGGCGTCTGTCATCCCGTCGATGGGTCCAGTGATTCGCCCGTGCCCTCGCTGGTGGAACCGCGCCACGGCAAGCAGCACCCCGTGCCGAACGGCAACAGCTCGCCGAACGGTAAAAGTCAGCTAGATGTGGACTTTCCCAAGCTGACGCCACCGAAAACGTCCTTCAATCCGAACgcaaccagcaacggcagTAGCTCGCTCCATCTTCCACCCAAGGCGGCTAAGAACAACGGCAGCACGGCATCCAACGTGCCGCCGAGCAAGGCGAGTGCGAATCGTGCTGACGGCGGTAAAGTAGGCTGCGGCGATTCGGCTTCTTCGACAACGAACAGCGTCGATGGTGAAACGAACGGTCTAGTGGCAGCGGTAgcaaatagcagcagcagcagcagcagcagccaggatTCGGCCGGTTCGAGCAGCAGTTTTGATCAGCCGGACGGAGGTGGTGAACCGCACCTTGGTGGATCGAATCGCCGAGGAATGGCCACGCAAAGTGTGGCcggggaacagcagcaccgggacgACGATGAAAGTCGCAACCGTAGCACACCGATGTCGTCGCTCCCGGCCgcatcaccggcaccgtcaGCGAACAGTAATTATTGTGATAACGAGGGACGTCCgaatgtgcagcagcatcaccacagcaaccagcaccatcagcatcaacagagGGAAGTGAACTTTGCCGGCAACCAgcacgccgacgacgatgacgcagGCAGTGTGACCGATACTACCAGCCAGATCAACATACAGTTTTCGCACGAAACGGAAACCCGTTACATACCGTGCGACAGTCCTACGGAGGAGAGCCTTATGAGGAGCAGTGGCGGTAGCAGCGGAGCGATCAATCTGTTGGGCACCGGCCCAGCACCCGGCAACAACGCCAGCGGCACGCCGTCCACTCCATCGGCCGGTAACAGTGCCAGCGGAaatggtggtagcggtggtggcaaaAAGCGTAGTGGTGCCTCGGGGAAGGGAGGAGGCAACAAGGCAGCGAGGTTGAAAAACATGAGCGGCGGTTCGTCCTCCAGTGTTGACGGTGGCCCGGTTGGTGTACCTTCCACTGCCAGTGCCACTCCCGgaagtggcggtggtggtggtgcgggcaCGGGTAACGCTGGCAGTGGGAACGGGTTTTCCGGCGGTTCGCGCGATTCGTGCGAACAGTTTACCGACCAGAGTGGCGTGAATTTGCTACAGTTCTTCAAGGAAACGCTGAACAAGAACTTCAAGGACCGCAACATGCTGATGAAGATCGAGAAGGAGCTGCTGGCTCTGGCGATGGACCGGAGCCGCAGCCAGATGAAGTTTCCGCCCATGTCTTCCTACAACCGCATGCTGATCCACCGGGTGGCGGCGTACTTCGGCATGGAGCACAACGTGGACGCGACGCAGCAGTGCGTGATTGCGGAGGTGACGCCCGGGACGCGCCTACCGGAGATACGGTTCAAGAACCTGATCTCGGACAGCTTCTCGGAGGAACCGCGCAAATCGATACTGAAGCGCGATACGCACAGCTTCGACGAGTACCATCGCTTtgcgggtggcggtggtggtgggggtgggggtggaggaggaggaggaggaggagggggttccggtggcagtggaTTACTGCACTGTCCCGACCGTGGTATGCTCGACCGGAAGGCAAAGAGCTTCGAAGAGCGCGAAGAGGAGTACGAGAAGACGAAGCGACGACTGTTCAAGAACCGGGGCGAG CACGATTCCGAGTCCgaccagtggcagtggaacTCTACCGATGGCGGTGGAGGCGATATGGGACCGATGCTGACCGATATGGGTGTCGGTCCACGGCATCAGCAAAAGCTGCAGAACAATCGCTTGCTGAAAGTACAATCAGTG TCAATCGAAGGACGATCGGATGAGCGACCATGCGTTTCCAAATCGCACAGTTTCGGTGGCTACGGTGGCTCGTCGCAGAATGCCTCGCTGTTGCGCGGGGATTCGATCACGTCGACCAAAAGTGCCGGTGCCAGGCTGTTCACGAAGCAGGACTCGAACGCGAGCGCAAACACTCCGTGGAGGCTGTCACCATCGAGCAGCGG GTCCTACCTTACTTCCAGCTACAAAAcgcaatcgatccgatccgactCGGTAACACCCTCGCCGACCGGTTACGGCAGCGGCGATCACACACCGGAACCGTGCGTCACCTCACCTTCTGCCACGTGCGGTGTCATGTGGGCGGTCACCGATATGGCTAGCGTACCGAAGGGCAGCGTGCTGATCGATCCGCAAACCTTCCAACCGATCGTCAATCAGGATGG TACGTTGTATCACTTCGATCCCTCCAACCTACCGCCGGTAGCGGGTGGACCGTGGCCCGGCAGTGGCAAGCTGTCGAAGCGAAAGTTCGAAAAGCAAAAGTCCTTCAGCAGCAAGCACAATCTGCAAAGTAGCAGCTCCCTGGAGAGCCCGATAGAGGGACCGTTTGCGGGGCGAACGGTTGACTGTGGCCAGCAAACGCAAACCACCATGATGACACCGTTGGGCGATaatcccatcaccaccataacgacgacgacgccgacgaccaTCACCGAGGAGGTGGTGAACGAACTCGGGTGCTACgatggcaccagcagcggtaCAGGTGGCCTACCATTACTAGGCACTACGAAAGACAATGTGGATCTAGATG AGAGCTCTAGCATCTGTGATGAAATCTCACAAACGACCAACGAGCTTGGTGCAatgaagctgcagcagaaacATCAAGCCACTAGCCctatgctgctggccagcgaaCTGCAACCAGTGGACATGAATGAA ATTCAATACGGCACTAATCCGAGCGACCATCATGGTAATCTCGTGCATACGGCCGTGAACTCAACCGCCCCGGTGCTAGTGGACGATGTTCGTGGAATCCATCGGAATGATCTGGATCCGTCCACAGTCAGTGACCGCGTGAGCGCAGAAGTCCCTTCCTGTATGACGCTatcaacgacgacaaccggTGAAAGCGAGTGCGTTGGCGATAAACTGGCAGTTGTTTCGGATCTGGAGCCAATTGAATCATCGGTAGCAACGGCTGTTCAGCTGTTACACGCGCACGAACCCGTCAGTAGTAGCACAACGCTGGATGCGGGTGCAGAAGAAGcggacgaggatgatgagggCGAGGATCGCAGTGAAACTCCAACCGATGTTGGCCAGGAGGAGGTCGAAGAGGTGGATAAGAAGAACGACATGGTAAAGGTGGCCAACGTGGTGCAGACCGTCGTTCCACTGGCGAGCTACACGAGCTCGGCCACACCGACTGGTGgccccaccggtggtggtggtggtggtgcgcctgGTGGTGCATCCGTTGGAGCGTACACCGTCACGTacgatggtggaggtggtggacaTCCGGGCACTACCGTCTACGGTACGCCGGCTCTGTCAACGACAACATATCAGACTGGG CCGGACGGTTCTATCTATGCGGTACCGTCCTCCCTCGTCTACACATATCCAACGACGATGGATCCGAGCGAAATGTCCGGTGGATACTTCGTGCCCGTGTTCGATCCGCAGCAGCGTGATGCGACCAGCCTTTGCTCGACACCCGGTGCCTCTATCTATACCGCATCGGCCGGGCCGGCCCCCTCGACAGTATTACATCCGATCGCTTACACACCTacagcggcggccgccgctgctgcagccgctgctgctgcctacgGTGGTGCACCGACGCTCTACCAGAATCCGCTCGTCTACTCATCCGACCAGTTCCCGACGGCCCAGGCAGCCGCGGCCGCGCAGCTCTCGCAGTATCCAATCAGCTACCCGATCGGTATCGGATATCCGTTCAATG GCGCTGCTACGTACCAGAACTACTGGAACCAGCCCATTACTTACTACGTTCCTCAGGCGCCAGTACAATCGGCGACAGTTGGTGGACCATCGCTCATTATGCCACCGCCAATCGCACAAACGCCAACGAATGGCACCGGtgccgctggcgctggcatcATCACAACCACCAACGCTGCAACGCACGGTACGGTGTCACACGCCGGCTCCAGCTCGGGTGGTCCAGCGGGCATGGGAGGAAAGCGTAATGCGACACCTCCGAACAATCATGGTGGGCAAGGGCACGCACCATCGCAGCCACTGCCAGGGCCACCGGGGTCAAACCACAGTGCATCGGTTACGCCCGTGCCGATCTCTCCGTACGCCACGAATATTCCCGTACCACTGCCCGATCCATCGTCGGCCACCGGTGCCCCGATGTACGCCGCCTTTCCACAGCCCCTCTATCCGAATATGCTTCCCTTCGCTAGTCCGCTAGCTGCCCATCCACACTCGTCGACGGTCGCGGCCACAGCAGCCGTCAACTCGATGCTTCCCACTGCCGCTCCATTCCACCATGCTCATGCTGCACCGCAATCGTCAGCATcgggccatcaccaccatcatccgcataaccagcatcatcagcagcaacatcaccagcaaccacaacatcaACCTTCCCATCCACATCATACACAGATTCACTCGCATTCTCACCCAGCTGGGGGTGCAGGACACGAGCCATCCGTCGTCGGCCAGGGACAACACTATGCCCACACGAACGGACCGAAcacttctggtggtggtggtggtggtggtggtggaagtaacagtagcagtagcagcgctagtagcagcagcagccacggtaGCAACAACGGGACCGCGAACGCACAGACCCCCCAGTCGACTCCGAGTACACCGCTCTCGCTGCCGATGCCACTGTCGGCGCATCACGGTGGAAAGGGAGGTGGTGTGCCGTTGTTTCCGACGCCACCGATGGTACCGCACGGTTCTGGAGGAGGAGGCTACAGCGTAacagctagcagcagcagcagcagcgccgccCATCACCATTACGGTGGGCAGCTGGTGGAAGAGCGCAAAAATGGGCCGAATGGCCCCGGTGGTTATCAGGGCAAAGGGAGACCACCGAATGCCGTCAGTTCATCGGGGGGCAGCTACTTCAACTACAGCTCCACCGCAGGGACCGGCGTTCGACAGATGACACCGAACGGACCGGGAAGCGGCGGTGCGAGCACCTATCAGCCAAGCAACAAAGGCAGCTATCCGGCGAATACAGGGAACAATaacgttggtggtggtggtggtgggccaaCGGGGGCGACGGGGGGACCGTTGATACTAGggcctccaccaccgggcaAGGCATCCGGTAACCGTCATCCGTCCGAGTCCGGCGGTTGCGGTGCACCGACCACCAGTAAACCTCCGCTGATACCGACGCtaccgacgatggtggccaccaacacgGTGCCACCGTCggcgaccggtggtgctgggatGGGTGACGGTAAATCGCGCCTGAATCGATCATCGAAACCGCCGAATCTGGATCTGAAGCGTGGTTTTAGCACATCGAACAACAGCTACCACCACGTGGTGAACAGTCGGAACACGCCGAGCACGAACTCGAACGAAAGTAACGGTTCACCGAACAGTattacgtcgtcgtcggtgcacGAGCCTGGCCATCCGACCGGGGGTCCGattccaccaccggccgcccatcatcatcatcaacaacatccgcaccatcatcatcagggtgCGCACGGCGCCAGTGGCAACCATCCGTCGACTCCAACGACTCACGGTGGtcaccatggtggtggtggtggtggtggccattctgTGGTTCCTAGTGGTccacaccagaaccaccatcatccacagcacccgcagcatcatcatggtaACATAAGCACtagccagcaacaacagcagccgcagcagcagcagcaactgcaacatcatcatcatcatgcagctggtggtggtggtggtggtggtggtggtggtagtggagcTGCGACCACTCATTACTATACTGCCGGTCCACCGGGCAGTGGtcaaccgttggccaccacaGGACCACACGGACAGGCATCCTACTACacacccggtggtggtgcgcacaCGCAACGAGGAGGCAGTGTTGGGAGCAATAATGGAAACCCTGGCACTACTAGCACCGTAGGAGGTACGAATGGAGGCAATAGCGGGGGTGGCAATGGAGGGCATGGTGCGCACCATACGCACGCTATGACTGCAACGGCGGCCACCGTAATGCACAAcacggcagtagcagcagcggccgctgcagtCGAACCGTACCATCAGCAGCTGATCCCGATCAACGCTGCCACTGGGATGTCGTACGTCAAGATCGGCCACTCGTACTTT cCCTCGCTAGCGCTACCCCAGAGTCGCCGATCGCCACCAAACGAAATACGTCCTCTGGCCGGTGTCTACCCAACGATGAACATGGTTATGCCAG CATCAGCACGACAATTCACACCGCGCCCGCAGCACAACAGTGGCTACGGTGGCAACAAGGCCACGAAAACGCTTCGGTAA